One segment of Anguilla anguilla isolate fAngAng1 chromosome 1, fAngAng1.pri, whole genome shotgun sequence DNA contains the following:
- the erfl3 gene encoding ETS domain-containing transcription factor ERF, translating to MKTPADTGFAFPDWAYKPESSPGSRQIQLWHFILELLRKEEYHDVIAWQGDYGEFVIKDPDEVARLWGARKCKPQMNYDKLSRALRYYYNKRILHKTKGKRFTYKFNFNKLVLVNYPFIDMGSSGSGVPQSAPPVPTGAGTHFRFPPSTPSDVLSPNEDLRSPGVFSAVARRMARGSVSDCSDGTSVNSEIEEGGGGAGEERGGERALGGGGGGGGGGGGPSGGGGGFRSILHPRLSHDSLFRMYGAPPNAGHPPPRGPPGHRVHGDPLSPFPVSPLPGPGGAGLLAPPLSPALSMTPSSHLPYTPSPTLSPMLGSHFSFNPEDMKRYLQAHTQSVYNYHLSPRAFLHYPNIIIPQPQRPDKGLGPAPSAADRPALNSHHPGLSHAHPPHGHAHPLHHALHLGDEPPHLSPFKFKLQPPPLGRKQQREGQQGRPGSLSSGSTSSTSGLGSSMSFGSDLSSASGSGLVSNSSSSGSLNSAGLPKIKVEPISDIESEEEVEVTDISDEDGDEREELELFSARHRRDRQLNGGAAAAANAGGGGDDDLDEDVFKAPAPPPPGLLPFFGGPVGELRRGPPVLKSEPGEPGEGGPAAGPPPPPASPGGTKCIPLKLRFKRRWSEDQRMEASSEESDDKKVRAEERQAQRNGRPEENGEGESPPPHPDCPPPPAHRRVSADLHRATAQLSLENKDC from the exons GGTTCGCCTTCCCGGACTGGGCCTACAAGCCCGAGTCCAGCCCCGGCTCGCGGCAGATCCAGCTGTGGCACTTCATCCTGGAGCTGCTGCGGAAGGAGGAGTACCACGACGTCATCGCCTGGCAGGGCGACTACGGCGAGTTCGTCATCAAGGACCCCGACGAGGTGGCGCGCCTGTGGGGGGCGCGCAAGTGCAAGCCCCAGATGAACTACGACAAGCTGAGCCGCGCCCTCAG GTATTACTACAACAAGAGGATCCTCCACAAGACTAAAGGGAAGAGGTTCACCTACAAATTCAACTTCAACAAGCTGGTCCTGGTGAACTACCCTTTCATAGACATGGGGTCCTCAG gtagTGGAGTGCCTCAGAGCGCCCCCCCGGTGCCCACGGGGGCGGGGACTCATTTCCGGTTCCCGCCCTCCACGCCGTCGGACGTGCTGTCGCCGAACGAGGACCTGCGCAGCCCGGGCGTGTTCAGCGCGGTGGCGCGCCGCATGGCCCGCGGCTCCGTCAGCGACTGCAGCGACGGCACGTCCGTCAACTCCGAGATcgaggagggcgggggcggggccggggaggaGCGGGGCGGCGAGCGGGCGctggggggcggcggcgggggagggggagggggcggcggcccCAGCGGGGGAGGCGGAGGCTTCCGGAGCATCCTGCACCCCCGCCTCTCGCACGACTCCCTGTTCCGCATGTACGGGGCGCCCCCCAACGCgggccacccccctccccgggggCCGCCCGGCCACAGGGTCCACGGcgaccccctctcccccttccccgtCTCCCCCCTGCCCgggcccgggggggcggggctgctggcccctcccctctcccccgcccTCTCCATGACGCCCTCGTCCCACCTGCCCTACACGCCCTCCCCCACGCTCTCCCCCATGCTGGGCTCCCACTTCTCCTTCAACCCCGAGGACATGAAGCGCTACCTGCAGGCCCACACCCAGAGCGTGTACAACTACCACCTGAGCCCCCGCGCCTTCCTGCACTACCCCAACATCATCATCCCCCAGCCGCAGCGCCCCGACAAGGgcctgggccccgccccctccgccgccGACCGCCCCGCCCTCAACAGCCACCACCCGGGCCTGTCCCACGCCCACCCGCCgcacggccacgcccaccccctgCACCACGCCCTGCACCTGGGCGACGAGCCGCCCCACCTCTCGCCCTTCAAGTTCAAGCTGCAGCCGCCGCCGCTGGGGCGCAAGCAGCAGCGCGAGGGCCAGCAGGGCCGGCCCGGCTCCCTCAGCTCCGGCtccaccagctccacctccGGCCTGGGCTCCTCCATGTCCTTCGGCAGCGACCTCAGCTCCGCCAGCGGCTCCGGCCTCGTCTccaactcctcctcctccggctcgcTCAACAGCGCCGGCCTGCCCAAGATCAAG GTGGAGCCCATCTCCGACATCGAgtcggaggaggaggtggaggtgacGGACATCAGCGACGAGGACGGGGACGAGCGCGAGGAGCTGGAGCTCTTCTCCGCCCGGCACCGGCGGGACCGGCAGCTCAacggcggggcggcggcggcggctaacgcgggcggcggcggcgacgacGACCTGGACGAGGACGTGTTCAAAGCGCCCGCGCCCCCGCCGCCGGGCCTGCTGCCCTTCTTCGGCGGCCCCGTCGGCGAGCTGCGCCGCGGGCCCCCGGTCCTCAAGAGCGAGCCGGGGGAGCCCGGCGAGGGCGGCCCCGCGGCgggcccccccccgccgcccgccaGCCCCGGCGGCACCAAGTGCATCCCGCTGAAGCTGCGCTTCAAGCGGCGCTGGAGCGAGGACCAGCGCATGGAGGCCAGCTCCGAGGAGTCCGACGACAAGAAGGTGCGCGCCGAGGAGCGCCAGGCCCAGCGCAACGGCCGGCCGGAGGAGAACGGCGAGGGCGAGAGCCCGCCCCCGCACCCGGActgcccgcccccgcccgcccaccgCAGGGTGAGCGCCGACCTGCACCGGGCCACCGCCCAGCTATCCCTGGAGAACAAGGACTGCTga